A DNA window from Acidobacteriota bacterium contains the following coding sequences:
- a CDS encoding serine hydrolase: MFPNRPLAASLVAAVLFVAAPGAQDRTAMPPIRGFSPEGSLAQRATERRLRELPNAESIKAWHRYFTAKPHPATSPRTLEIANYIAAQWKAQGLDEVVIRRYDVLSSNPRRIRAELVAPIRYVPSLREDPYREDPDSSQKAISGAWLSFSASGDVTAPVVYANSGNPADYDVLRRNGIDPRGKIVIVRYSNPYSYRGFKALTAEREGAAAMIVYSDPQEDGYVKGETFPKGPWGPASHFQRGGIAYDYLVPGDPLTPGWASTPGARRIPIGEAVSVPKVMALPMSYRDIQPILEKLGGPLAPAEWRGALPIEYRLGGEVARMRLQIDMRTDVQPNYVVEGRITGSELPDEWVVLGNHHDAWVFGGVDPSSGTASMMELTKSLGRLKQEGTRPKRTLVFCAWDGEEVTLTGSTEWGEQFAAELREKAVAYLNVDSSASGPRLELSAVGSLAPMVVDLTKELRDPSGVSLYEAWRRPEGESDGPKEGTLPDQALAVTRIGSGSDHTVFINHVGLPVVEMGFTGPYGVYHSAYDSHYWINQIGDPGYRYHQLMTELWGSLALRLANAEILPLDVESYAASVRDFVRHLDAITGVREHLDIPRLVDGVKALRTSGRKLNLRLESALAAGGPTREVAGRVNRSLRQFEQNWLHEAGIPGRPWFKHLLYAPRYTYAAMTLPGITEAAEQGDWPRAAAQLSLVADALARNSALADAAAAELPAGAALTSLEARLRQVRDEVDGRMAVYVENVTTGERVAIDADSPYETFSVIKVPLMAAVLERVREGRLSLSDRITLTADQRRIPSGVLYALDAGLQPTVKDLLTLMIIISDNEATDALGDLVGRDEVTRFMGRLGLPNTMIRFSDLEWDRLWLSQLDPSYRDAGGDRTVQFPFAKYGDAAVGEAFRKVIEDTGLYFGRSTARETGRLFSLMARGELVSQDASALMVSILKRQQVNNRFPRYLGADVEVAHKTGDGQPWVANDAGIMWVKGTPIVLVTFAGHHRGTTAEIHEAEARIAAIVADHFGGTVDRSALRPSPPR, translated from the coding sequence ATGTTCCCCAATCGCCCGCTTGCCGCTTCGCTCGTCGCCGCCGTCCTGTTCGTCGCGGCGCCGGGTGCCCAGGACCGCACGGCAATGCCGCCTATTCGCGGCTTCTCGCCGGAGGGTTCGCTCGCCCAGCGAGCGACCGAGCGTCGCCTGCGAGAGCTGCCCAACGCCGAGTCAATCAAGGCATGGCACCGCTACTTCACGGCGAAGCCGCACCCGGCCACCTCTCCGCGTACCCTCGAGATCGCCAACTACATCGCCGCGCAATGGAAGGCGCAAGGGCTGGACGAGGTCGTGATCCGGAGGTACGACGTGCTGTCGTCCAATCCGAGAAGGATTCGCGCCGAACTCGTGGCGCCGATCCGGTACGTGCCGTCGCTGAGGGAGGATCCCTACCGGGAAGACCCGGACTCTTCCCAGAAGGCCATCAGCGGCGCGTGGCTGTCGTTCTCCGCGTCCGGCGACGTCACCGCGCCGGTGGTCTACGCCAACAGTGGGAATCCCGCCGATTACGACGTGCTGCGCCGCAACGGCATCGATCCCAGGGGCAAGATCGTGATCGTCCGCTACTCGAACCCTTACAGCTACCGCGGATTCAAGGCCCTCACCGCCGAGCGGGAAGGTGCGGCCGCGATGATTGTCTACTCGGACCCGCAGGAGGACGGCTACGTCAAGGGCGAGACGTTCCCCAAGGGCCCGTGGGGACCGGCGAGCCATTTTCAGCGCGGCGGCATCGCCTACGACTACCTGGTCCCCGGCGATCCGTTGACGCCGGGCTGGGCGTCCACGCCTGGCGCCAGGCGCATCCCGATTGGCGAGGCGGTGTCGGTGCCGAAGGTGATGGCCCTGCCGATGTCGTATCGCGACATTCAACCCATCCTTGAAAAGCTCGGCGGACCGCTGGCGCCGGCCGAGTGGAGGGGCGCCTTGCCGATTGAGTATCGACTCGGCGGCGAGGTGGCGCGCATGCGCCTGCAGATCGACATGCGGACCGACGTGCAGCCGAACTACGTGGTAGAGGGACGCATCACCGGCAGCGAGTTGCCCGACGAGTGGGTGGTGTTGGGCAACCATCACGATGCGTGGGTCTTTGGCGGCGTCGATCCCTCGAGCGGCACGGCGTCGATGATGGAGCTGACCAAGTCGCTCGGCCGACTCAAGCAGGAAGGCACGCGCCCCAAGCGGACGCTGGTGTTCTGCGCCTGGGACGGCGAGGAGGTCACGCTCACCGGGTCCACTGAATGGGGGGAGCAGTTTGCCGCTGAACTCAGGGAGAAGGCAGTCGCATACCTGAACGTCGATTCGTCGGCATCCGGACCGCGGCTCGAACTGTCGGCGGTGGGATCGCTGGCGCCGATGGTGGTGGACCTGACCAAGGAGCTCCGCGACCCGTCCGGCGTGTCGCTGTACGAGGCGTGGCGGCGCCCCGAAGGCGAGAGCGACGGCCCGAAGGAGGGCACGCTGCCGGACCAGGCGCTGGCCGTGACCAGGATCGGCAGCGGGTCGGACCACACCGTGTTCATCAATCACGTCGGCCTGCCGGTGGTCGAGATGGGGTTCACCGGGCCGTACGGCGTCTACCACTCCGCCTACGACAGCCACTACTGGATCAACCAGATCGGCGATCCCGGTTACCGCTACCACCAGTTGATGACCGAGCTCTGGGGCTCGCTGGCGCTGCGGCTCGCCAATGCCGAGATCCTGCCGCTCGATGTCGAGTCGTACGCCGCGTCGGTTCGGGATTTCGTCCGCCACCTCGACGCGATCACGGGCGTGCGCGAGCACCTCGACATCCCGCGACTCGTGGACGGGGTGAAGGCGCTGCGGACATCGGGCCGGAAGTTGAACCTTCGCCTGGAGTCGGCACTGGCGGCCGGCGGGCCGACGCGCGAAGTGGCCGGCCGGGTCAACCGCAGCCTGCGGCAGTTCGAGCAGAACTGGTTGCACGAGGCGGGCATTCCCGGCCGTCCGTGGTTCAAGCACCTGCTCTACGCCCCGCGCTACACCTATGCCGCCATGACCCTGCCGGGCATTACCGAAGCCGCCGAACAGGGCGACTGGCCGCGCGCGGCCGCCCAGCTCTCGCTCGTCGCCGACGCGCTGGCGCGCAACAGCGCGCTTGCCGACGCCGCGGCCGCCGAGTTGCCGGCTGGCGCCGCGCTCACCAGCCTCGAAGCCCGGCTGCGACAGGTGCGCGACGAGGTCGACGGCCGCATGGCCGTTTATGTCGAGAACGTGACGACCGGCGAACGCGTGGCGATCGATGCCGATTCGCCGTACGAGACCTTCAGCGTGATCAAGGTGCCGCTGATGGCGGCCGTGCTCGAGCGCGTGCGCGAAGGCCGGCTGTCGCTCTCGGATCGCATCACGCTGACGGCCGACCAGCGCCGGATCCCCTCGGGCGTGCTCTACGCCCTCGATGCCGGGCTCCAGCCGACCGTGAAGGACCTCCTCACGTTGATGATCATCATCAGCGACAACGAAGCCACCGACGCGCTGGGCGACCTGGTGGGCCGGGACGAGGTGACGCGCTTTATGGGGCGCCTGGGTCTGCCCAACACCATGATTCGGTTTTCCGATCTCGAATGGGATCGACTCTGGCTGTCGCAGTTGGATCCCTCCTATCGGGACGCCGGCGGCGATCGCACGGTCCAGTTTCCGTTTGCGAAGTATGGCGACGCCGCCGTTGGCGAGGCGTTTCGCAAGGTCATCGAGGACACCGGCCTCTACTTCGGCCGGAGCACGGCGCGGGAAACGGGGCGACTGTTCTCGCTAATGGCCAGGGGCGAACTGGTGTCACAGGATGCCTCGGCACTCATGGTGTCGATCCTCAAGCGTCAGCAGGTGAACAATCGCTTTCCGCGATACCTGGGCGCGGACGTCGAGGTGGCACACAAGACCGGTGATGGGCAGCCGTGGGTGGCCAACGATGCCGGCATCATGTGGGTCAAGGGGACGCCCATCGTGCTCGTGACCTTCGCCGGCCACCATCGCGGCACGACCGCGGAGATTCACGAGGCCGAGGCGCGCATCGCCGCCATCGTCGCCGACCACTTCGGCGGGACGGTCGACCGATCGGCGCTTCGTCCCTCGCCACCGCGGTGA
- a CDS encoding TonB-dependent receptor, which produces MSGWAQTTTGVIRGVVTDESGAVLPGVTLTLRGRAVPGAPTTVSNETGAYRFPNLPPGSYDITAELSGFTTSAQTGIQVSLGGTAEVSVALKVSTLTETVTVVAQSPIVDSTSSQVATNYSREWVENAPVRRFTFFDLINAAPGVSPSTSTSSRSQSFGSATNENVYLIDGTDFTAPLTGAAWPWPNTDAIEEVQVLSLGAPADYGNLGGAVFNVVTRQGSNDFHGDANFYFQNQSLTGRNTTDKQDNKLPYNRDEFKDTTVQLGGPVMKDKFWFFGSFQYQKDADSQPGTDPQFPARSSAKRYFYKVNYQFNQSHRLQFQMHDDFYRIPGRATATTAPSTISIETGHNPSPGLLWTSVVNPTTVLEARYSGFYGVDHGDPLNGGSRVARRYHDLDTGQITGGIYSWYDGKSAKTAFSAKVTKYADAFMGGSHDFKLGVQYNGGLGEYTYGPNDYIYTYGSTPAYGYTQLPYTQGGRLRSMGIFADDTYQVGRATLNVGLRYDDSKAYIAAQDLLDASGKPTGAQSRAVDEVFRWRVVSPRIGLNFKVNERGSTLLKVHYGRYYRGIVTGEFDNTTPSISPRYLFSGLYSAAGVPLDQELVSDNSKLSVDPDLKNPYTDQFIAAWEQQVGSHIGLSVSYVHKRSEQQTAFPDIGGTYSLVAYTAPAGASVPQVYRLTSGADSRRFQLRNDDRMFSRYNGVAFEIKKRMSSRWQANFGLTLSKSTGRQGSSSARATPLTSQTSTAGIFGQNPNDFINSDGRLIGDRPVVLKTQFLYQMPWGIMSSVNFMSQTGKPVYSEIRAATSATGIPGASRIIATPSDGELRTKTWQTIDARVEKSFDLGRGAELAVFGDFLNLTNSDANESVLDRRLGNANYNVASRFILPRRLMVGGKFRF; this is translated from the coding sequence ATGTCCGGGTGGGCCCAAACGACCACCGGCGTCATTCGTGGAGTGGTGACCGACGAGTCTGGCGCCGTGCTGCCGGGGGTCACCCTCACGCTAAGAGGGCGAGCCGTGCCGGGCGCGCCGACGACGGTGAGCAACGAGACGGGCGCCTATCGATTCCCGAACCTGCCGCCGGGGTCGTATGACATCACGGCGGAGCTCTCCGGTTTTACCACCAGCGCGCAGACCGGCATTCAGGTGTCGCTTGGCGGCACGGCCGAAGTCAGCGTGGCGCTCAAAGTCAGCACGCTGACCGAAACTGTGACCGTGGTCGCCCAGTCCCCGATCGTCGACTCGACCAGCTCGCAGGTCGCCACCAACTACTCTCGTGAGTGGGTCGAAAACGCACCGGTCCGCCGGTTCACCTTCTTCGACCTGATCAACGCCGCGCCTGGCGTGAGCCCGTCGACCTCCACCAGTTCACGGTCACAGTCGTTCGGATCGGCGACCAACGAGAACGTCTACCTGATCGACGGCACCGACTTCACCGCGCCGCTGACCGGCGCGGCTTGGCCGTGGCCCAACACCGACGCCATCGAAGAAGTGCAGGTGCTCTCGCTCGGCGCGCCCGCCGACTACGGCAACCTGGGCGGCGCGGTGTTCAACGTGGTGACGCGCCAGGGCAGCAATGACTTCCATGGCGACGCCAACTTCTACTTCCAGAATCAGAGCCTGACGGGCCGCAACACGACCGACAAGCAAGACAACAAGCTGCCCTACAACCGCGATGAGTTCAAGGACACCACCGTGCAGTTGGGCGGCCCGGTCATGAAGGACAAGTTCTGGTTCTTCGGGTCGTTCCAATACCAGAAGGACGCCGACTCGCAGCCCGGCACCGATCCGCAGTTCCCCGCGCGGTCGTCGGCCAAGCGCTACTTCTACAAGGTGAACTACCAGTTCAACCAGAGCCATCGGCTGCAGTTCCAGATGCACGACGACTTCTACCGCATCCCGGGCCGCGCCACCGCCACCACGGCGCCCAGCACTATTTCCATCGAGACCGGGCACAACCCATCGCCTGGCCTGCTGTGGACCTCGGTCGTTAACCCGACCACCGTGCTCGAAGCGCGCTACTCGGGCTTCTACGGTGTCGATCACGGCGACCCGCTCAACGGCGGATCGCGCGTGGCGCGCCGCTACCACGACCTCGACACCGGCCAGATTACCGGTGGCATTTACTCGTGGTACGACGGCAAGAGCGCCAAGACCGCGTTCTCGGCCAAGGTCACGAAATACGCCGATGCGTTCATGGGTGGCAGCCACGATTTCAAGCTGGGGGTGCAGTACAACGGCGGCCTCGGCGAGTACACCTACGGCCCCAACGACTACATTTACACGTACGGCTCGACGCCCGCGTATGGCTACACGCAGTTGCCGTACACCCAGGGCGGCCGCCTGCGGTCGATGGGCATCTTCGCCGACGATACTTACCAGGTCGGACGGGCGACGCTGAACGTGGGCCTCCGCTACGACGACAGCAAGGCCTACATCGCTGCGCAGGACCTCCTCGATGCGAGCGGCAAGCCCACAGGGGCACAGTCCCGGGCGGTCGACGAGGTCTTCCGATGGCGGGTCGTGTCGCCACGCATCGGCTTGAACTTCAAGGTGAACGAGCGCGGCTCGACGTTGCTCAAGGTGCACTACGGGCGCTATTACCGGGGCATCGTGACCGGAGAGTTCGACAACACCACGCCGTCGATCTCGCCCAGATACCTGTTCTCCGGCCTTTACAGTGCGGCCGGAGTCCCGCTCGACCAGGAACTGGTGTCCGACAACTCCAAGCTTTCGGTCGACCCTGACTTGAAGAACCCCTACACCGACCAGTTCATCGCTGCCTGGGAGCAGCAGGTGGGGTCCCACATCGGGTTATCAGTGAGCTACGTGCACAAGCGCAGCGAGCAGCAGACGGCGTTCCCGGACATCGGCGGCACCTACAGCCTGGTCGCATACACGGCGCCAGCGGGCGCCAGCGTGCCCCAGGTCTACCGCTTGACGAGCGGCGCCGATTCGCGACGCTTCCAGCTCAGGAACGACGACCGCATGTTCTCGCGCTACAACGGCGTAGCGTTTGAGATCAAGAAGCGCATGTCGAGCCGCTGGCAGGCCAACTTTGGCCTGACGCTGTCGAAGTCCACCGGCCGCCAGGGCTCGAGTTCGGCCCGCGCCACACCGCTCACGTCGCAGACCAGCACGGCCGGCATCTTCGGCCAGAACCCGAACGACTTCATCAACAGCGACGGCCGCCTCATTGGCGACCGGCCGGTGGTCTTGAAGACGCAGTTCCTGTATCAGATGCCGTGGGGGATCATGTCGTCGGTCAACTTCATGAGCCAGACCGGCAAGCCGGTCTACTCGGAGATTCGCGCGGCCACCAGCGCCACGGGCATTCCCGGGGCAAGCCGCATCATTGCCACGCCGAGCGACGGCGAGCTCCGCACCAAGACATGGCAGACCATCGACGCTCGCGTCGAGAAGTCATTTGACCTCGGCCGCGGCGCGGAGTTGGCCGTGTTCGGGGACTTCCTGAACCTGACCAACAGCGATGCCAACGAGAGCGTGCTCGACCGGCGCCTCGGCAACGCGAACTACAACGTGGCGTCACGGTTCATCCTGCCGCGCCGGCTGATGGTCGGCGGCAAGTTCCGGTTCTAG
- a CDS encoding P1 family peptidase, whose amino-acid sequence MRLGLLLLGLAAMSRAWPAAMAPSATTFAIVNANVVDGAGAPARAPRAWADLVRRQNAAVRPRARDLGVPFEGTAGSRNAITDVTGVEVGFATIVTGEGALVRGKGPVRTGVTAVLPRGRSGDNVFAGWHTLNGNGEMTGTTWITEGGFLEGPILITNTHSVGVARDTAVEWMARYSDIVPLPIAAETYDGTLNDILGFHVKREHVLAALDGATPGAVPEGNVGGGTGMIAFGFKGGTGTASRVVTAGGADYVVGALVQANFGRRPQFLVAGAPVGREIPDLMPETGRPRAVQGDNPESGSIIVVIATNAPLLPHQLRRLAQRAGLGVARVGGTGGNGSGDIFVAFSTANPDAYAKPATAAVTMLANDAIDPLFQGAIQATEEAIINAVVAAETMVGRDGNRVHALPHDRLRSALRKYNRLAP is encoded by the coding sequence TTGAGGCTTGGTCTGCTCCTGCTTGGCCTGGCCGCCATGTCGCGCGCGTGGCCCGCGGCGATGGCGCCGTCGGCCACGACGTTCGCGATCGTGAATGCCAATGTCGTTGACGGCGCGGGCGCGCCGGCGCGGGCGCCCCGCGCTTGGGCCGACCTCGTGCGGCGCCAGAACGCCGCGGTCCGGCCACGCGCGCGCGACCTCGGCGTGCCCTTCGAGGGCACCGCCGGGTCGCGCAACGCCATTACCGACGTGACGGGGGTTGAGGTCGGATTCGCCACGATCGTGACTGGTGAGGGCGCGCTCGTGCGGGGGAAGGGCCCGGTCCGCACCGGTGTCACCGCCGTGCTGCCGCGTGGTCGCTCCGGCGACAACGTGTTCGCCGGGTGGCACACGCTCAACGGCAACGGCGAGATGACCGGCACGACCTGGATCACCGAGGGCGGGTTTCTCGAGGGGCCGATCCTCATCACCAATACGCACAGCGTCGGCGTCGCTCGGGACACGGCGGTGGAGTGGATGGCTCGCTACTCGGACATCGTGCCTTTGCCAATCGCGGCTGAAACCTACGACGGCACGCTGAACGATATTTTGGGTTTTCACGTCAAGCGCGAGCACGTGTTGGCCGCGCTCGATGGCGCCACGCCCGGCGCCGTGCCTGAAGGCAACGTCGGCGGCGGCACCGGCATGATCGCGTTCGGCTTCAAGGGTGGCACCGGCACCGCCTCGCGCGTGGTCACGGCCGGCGGCGCCGACTACGTGGTCGGCGCCCTGGTGCAAGCCAATTTCGGCCGGCGCCCGCAGTTCCTCGTGGCCGGTGCGCCCGTCGGTCGAGAAATTCCTGACCTGATGCCCGAGACCGGGCGTCCGCGCGCAGTCCAGGGTGACAATCCCGAGTCAGGCTCGATCATTGTCGTCATCGCCACCAACGCGCCGCTGCTGCCGCACCAGCTGCGGCGGCTGGCGCAGCGCGCGGGGCTCGGCGTGGCCCGCGTCGGCGGCACCGGCGGCAACGGTTCCGGCGACATTTTCGTGGCATTCTCAACGGCCAATCCAGATGCCTACGCGAAACCGGCCACGGCCGCGGTGACGATGCTCGCCAATGACGCCATCGACCCGTTGTTCCAGGGGGCGATTCAGGCCACCGAAGAGGCCATCATCAATGCGGTGGTCGCGGCGGAGACGATGGTGGGACGCGACGGCAATCGCGTGCACGCCTTGCCGCACGACCGATTACGCAGCGCGCTGCGGAAATACAACCGGCTCGCGCCCTAG
- a CDS encoding CocE/NonD family hydrolase, whose product MVIRAVPVLALLLLAAASLPAQVSPEVHIEKNVPARMRDGIVLRADVYRPAAARPGLQSRPAKLPALLQRTPYSKNDRDSARRFSAIAARGFVVVVQDTRGRYTSDGVARPHDEADDGYDSVQWAASLPGVDGRVGMFGGSYLATTQLQAATRQPPALVALFPASSYSRRHDMVFQGGAFYLSDGLGWNLGQAIDVRRRELAPDQDRDNPIGLDPKQSALLRSSWLWHLPLSSFNELGLDRFAPGYRQMLAHPDADAFWDPSDIESRHDRFLVPAFHLTGWYDTLLTGTLRNFTGLRARAATDTARRYQRLVVGPWTHARPSKDTTAIGNVDFGPDAGFSADEAMLSWFDYWLRDGANADSSGNSVASGFSRTNPADQAPVRLFVMGENRWRDEQEWPLARTRSTAYYLRSGGHAATLSGDGRLDLAAPGQEPPDQYTYDPKDPVPTGSSGGYSRAPIDRRTIEQRPDVLVYTSSPLTADLEVTGPLALTLWIASSARDTDFTGTLVDVFPDGTARALADGIMRARYRAGKTAPALLTPGEPTEITIDLGATSNLFRAGHRIRLEVSSSNFPRFDRNPNTGGVFGHDAAVVSATQTILHDASHPSRLILPVVPRQSPVASTAAAPPPAPLGASPSRAAAMRAVEQRFLSGVSTESISTMHQLVTEHPHIAGSARSMAVAERVRRALDTAGLQTEVRDYLVHLSTPKSVTVDIVSPSAESLAVREPVDPRDPDGAHPELGPAFVAYSASGTVSAPVVYVNYGLPPDYASLAAAGVDVRGKIVIARYARSHRAVKVHTAEHAGAAGIIIYSDPADDGYARGLEWPDGPWRADFQSQSGNAKYSWFWHGDPLTPGVGATRGAPALDPATVPTLPKIPAVVLSWKEASKILSKLTGPPVPAGFQGGLPFTYRLGPGPVTVRLDVQMEASRRPIRNVIGKITGRDPDRWIVLGTHHDAWSFGGMDPGTGLAPTFEVARGLAALARSGWTPERSIVFAFWDAEEFGLIGSTEYAEAMQAELREKAIVYINTDLSMRGRFDGGGTPSLRDFLVQVTREVPHYDGGGSVYDRWRADQWQRQPVERRRRGPDGYEVELAALGSGADFVAFQDFLGLPTLQMEFDFEGSYGPYHSNYDTRQYVERHTDPGFKVGQTLARVLGLTVMRLASTELLPFRYSHYARKMEEFIDTAARWAVDDSGRRRVVTDLATARGLATRAMTTASAIEARLDRHVAAGVVDPVRARRLNDALVRLEQQLLDESEPPATRWYRHVIYGWNIYSLYEGQPLPGLAEAIRVGDAAAVARETARLEQALTRFVTTLEEIARLADTVDAP is encoded by the coding sequence ATGGTCATTCGTGCCGTACCGGTCCTGGCGCTGCTCCTGCTCGCCGCCGCCTCACTTCCGGCACAGGTGTCGCCTGAGGTCCACATCGAGAAGAACGTCCCCGCCCGCATGCGGGACGGCATCGTTCTTCGTGCCGATGTCTACCGGCCTGCTGCGGCCCGGCCGGGACTGCAGTCCCGGCCCGCCAAACTGCCCGCCCTGCTGCAGCGCACGCCCTACTCCAAGAACGATCGCGACTCGGCCCGGCGATTCAGCGCCATCGCGGCGCGTGGGTTCGTCGTGGTCGTGCAAGACACCCGGGGGCGCTACACCTCGGACGGCGTCGCCCGTCCCCACGATGAGGCTGACGATGGCTACGATTCAGTGCAATGGGCCGCGTCCCTGCCGGGCGTCGACGGTCGCGTCGGCATGTTCGGCGGCAGCTACCTGGCGACGACCCAACTCCAGGCCGCGACCCGTCAGCCACCGGCGCTCGTGGCACTGTTTCCCGCCTCGTCTTACAGCCGCCGCCATGACATGGTCTTCCAGGGCGGTGCGTTCTACCTCAGTGACGGGCTCGGGTGGAATCTCGGCCAGGCGATCGACGTCCGGCGCCGGGAGTTGGCGCCGGACCAGGACCGGGACAACCCAATCGGCCTGGACCCGAAACAGTCGGCCCTGCTCAGATCGTCATGGTTGTGGCACCTGCCGCTCAGCTCCTTCAATGAACTCGGTCTGGATCGCTTTGCGCCCGGTTACCGGCAGATGCTCGCCCACCCCGACGCCGACGCGTTCTGGGATCCCTCCGACATTGAGTCTCGTCACGACCGTTTCCTTGTGCCAGCCTTCCACCTGACCGGCTGGTACGACACCTTGCTCACTGGCACGCTACGCAACTTCACGGGCCTGCGCGCGCGCGCGGCCACCGACACCGCGCGCCGCTACCAGCGCCTCGTGGTCGGCCCCTGGACCCACGCGCGACCGAGCAAGGACACCACGGCGATCGGGAATGTCGATTTCGGTCCGGACGCCGGTTTTAGCGCGGACGAAGCCATGCTCAGCTGGTTTGACTACTGGCTCCGCGACGGTGCCAATGCGGACTCCAGCGGAAACAGTGTGGCGTCCGGCTTCAGCCGGACCAACCCCGCAGATCAGGCGCCGGTGCGCCTGTTCGTCATGGGAGAAAACCGGTGGCGCGACGAACAGGAATGGCCCCTCGCGCGGACCCGATCCACCGCCTATTACCTGCGCAGCGGCGGCCATGCAGCCACGCTGTCGGGGGATGGACGCCTCGACCTTGCGGCCCCGGGTCAAGAGCCACCGGACCAATACACCTATGACCCGAAGGACCCGGTGCCGACGGGCTCGAGCGGCGGCTACTCGCGTGCGCCAATCGATCGGCGGACGATCGAGCAGCGCCCCGACGTGCTCGTCTACACCAGCTCGCCGCTGACCGCCGACCTCGAAGTGACCGGTCCCCTCGCGCTCACGCTCTGGATCGCGTCGAGCGCGCGCGACACCGACTTCACCGGCACATTGGTGGATGTGTTTCCTGACGGCACGGCCCGGGCCCTCGCCGACGGCATCATGCGCGCGCGCTACCGGGCCGGCAAGACGGCGCCGGCGCTCTTGACGCCCGGCGAGCCCACCGAGATTACGATCGACCTCGGCGCCACGTCCAACCTGTTTCGCGCCGGACACCGGATCCGCCTCGAGGTATCGAGCAGCAATTTCCCCCGTTTCGACCGCAACCCCAACACCGGCGGGGTCTTCGGTCACGACGCCGCGGTGGTCAGCGCAACGCAGACCATTCTTCACGACGCGTCGCATCCGTCACGCCTGATCTTGCCCGTCGTGCCGCGTCAGTCACCCGTGGCGTCAACTGCCGCCGCGCCGCCGCCGGCCCCGCTCGGCGCATCGCCGTCGCGGGCGGCCGCCATGCGGGCGGTTGAACAGCGCTTTCTGAGCGGCGTCTCGACCGAGTCGATCAGCACCATGCACCAGCTGGTCACCGAGCATCCGCACATCGCCGGATCGGCGCGCTCGATGGCGGTGGCCGAGCGGGTGCGACGCGCGCTCGACACGGCGGGCTTGCAGACCGAAGTGCGCGACTACCTCGTGCACCTGTCCACGCCGAAGTCGGTGACGGTGGACATCGTCTCGCCGAGCGCCGAATCGCTGGCCGTCCGCGAGCCCGTCGATCCGCGCGATCCTGACGGCGCGCATCCTGAACTGGGTCCGGCGTTTGTCGCCTACTCCGCGTCGGGCACGGTCAGTGCACCGGTCGTCTACGTGAACTACGGCCTGCCGCCCGACTACGCCAGCCTGGCCGCGGCCGGCGTCGACGTGCGCGGCAAGATCGTAATCGCGCGCTACGCGCGCAGCCACCGCGCCGTGAAGGTTCACACCGCGGAACACGCCGGCGCGGCGGGCATCATCATCTATTCCGATCCGGCGGATGACGGCTATGCGCGCGGCCTGGAATGGCCCGACGGCCCCTGGCGCGCCGATTTCCAGTCGCAGAGCGGCAATGCCAAGTACAGCTGGTTCTGGCACGGCGATCCGCTAACGCCCGGCGTCGGCGCCACGCGCGGCGCCCCGGCCCTCGATCCGGCCACGGTGCCGACCCTTCCCAAGATCCCCGCGGTGGTGCTGTCGTGGAAGGAGGCGTCGAAGATCCTGTCGAAGCTGACCGGTCCACCGGTGCCGGCCGGGTTCCAGGGCGGGCTGCCGTTCACCTATCGGCTGGGCCCGGGCCCGGTGACGGTGCGGCTCGACGTGCAGATGGAGGCGAGCCGGCGGCCCATTCGCAACGTGATCGGGAAGATCACCGGCCGTGATCCCGACCGCTGGATCGTGCTCGGCACCCATCACGATGCGTGGAGTTTCGGCGGGATGGATCCCGGCACGGGACTGGCACCGACATTCGAGGTGGCACGCGGCCTCGCGGCCCTCGCGCGATCGGGCTGGACGCCAGAGCGTTCCATAGTCTTTGCCTTCTGGGATGCGGAGGAGTTCGGGCTGATCGGATCGACGGAGTACGCCGAGGCGATGCAAGCCGAGCTGCGCGAGAAGGCCATCGTCTACATCAATACCGACCTGTCGATGCGCGGCCGCTTCGACGGCGGCGGCACGCCCTCGCTCCGCGACTTCCTCGTGCAGGTGACGCGCGAGGTGCCGCACTACGATGGCGGCGGTTCGGTCTACGACCGCTGGCGGGCCGACCAATGGCAGCGACAGCCGGTGGAGCGTCGCCGACGCGGACCCGACGGCTACGAAGTGGAGCTGGCGGCGCTTGGCAGCGGCGCCGACTTCGTGGCGTTCCAGGATTTCCTGGGACTGCCCACCTTGCAGATGGAGTTCGACTTCGAGGGGAGCTACGGCCCCTATCACTCCAACTACGACACGCGGCAGTACGTGGAGCGGCACACCGACCCCGGCTTCAAGGTCGGCCAGACCCTGGCGCGCGTGCTCGGCCTGACCGTGATGCGCCTGGCGTCGACGGAACTGCTCCCGTTCCGCTATTCGCACTACGCGCGAAAGATGGAAGAGTTCATCGACACCGCCGCTCGGTGGGCGGTCGATGATTCCGGTCGTCGTCGAGTGGTCACCGACCTCGCGACGGCCCGCGGCCTGGCCACGCGGGCGATGACTACGGCGTCTGCGATTGAAGCGCGGCTGGATCGACATGTCGCCGCGGGTGTGGTCGATCCGGTCCGTGCGCGCCGGCTCAACGACGCGCTCGTCCGGCTGGAGCAACAGTTGTTGGACGAGTCGGAACCCCCGGCGACGCGCTGGTACCGGCACGTGATCTACGGATGGAACATCTACTCTTTGTACGAGGGCCAGCCACTGCCAGGGCTGGCCGAGGCGATTCGCGTCGGCGACGCCGCGGCGGTCGCCCGCGAGACGGCTCGCCTGGAACAGGCTCTCACGCGTTTTGTCACCACCCTCGAGGAGATTGCCCGCCTTGCTGACACCGTCGACGCACCGTGA